The Mesorhizobium sp. AR10 genome includes the window CCGAGACCGCGACCATCGGTGATGTGCGCAAGCGCATCGGTCTGCTCGCCTGAAAGGATAAGCCCGTGTTGCGCAGCCCGCGCCAGTGCTGCCTCGCGATGTGCGTCACTCACCGCGTGGCGCTGGTCCAAATCGATACGCTCCGCCGCGCGGTGAAGGCGCTGTTCGGTTTTGATCATCTGCCGGGTGGTGAAGCGATCTTCGCCGCGTCCGTCCTTGCCGAGTTCGACCAGATCGGGTGCATTGCTGATGGCTGCCACGACCGCGTTGAACTGCTCCATTCCGTCGCTGTGTCGATGCGAGAACTTCGCGATGTCTTTTCGGGTGAAGGTCGATTGTTGATGGGTGATGGCATCCAGCGCCACGGATGGATCGGCAATGATGCGCGCACCATTGTTGCGCGCGATCTCGCGATGCAGTTCGGCGCGATCTGCTTCAACGTCACCAGCGTCTAGGCCACTGCCGTCGATGCGCTGGGCTGGCGCACCAATCTGGGTTTGCGGCTCCAGGGCAATGCCCTGCGCTTCCAGACTGCGATGATCGATGCGGGCGTCGATATCGAGTTCGGCCAGACGCTCATTGGCCAGCTCCGCCCATCGCTCGCGCCAGCGCTCGACCAGCTGGGTAGCATTCCAGTCTCGAACCTTGGCACCAAAACCATTCTCGTCCACGGACCGCATGGTCAGCATGACATGAGCATGCGGCTTGGGACTGCCATCCTCTGCCCTGTCCCAGTGCACATTAAGATCAGCGACCATGCCCTTGCTGACAAACTCGGCCTGAACGAAGTCGCGCGCCAGTTCGATGCCTTGCGCCTGGCTGAGTTCACGCGGCAGCGCAAACTCCACCTCGCGGGCAAGCTGCGCATCCTTGCGTACCTCGAACGCCTCGACATCGTTCCACAGCCGTTCGCGGTCGCTCCAGGCTTCGGGTGCGTTCTCCGGCAGCATCACCTCGGAATGGACGACACCGCGCTTGGCCGAAAAATCATGGCTGCGTTCGATGCGCTCGTCGCGTAACCGCGAAGCCGAGCGGTAGGCGGCTGACGCGACTGCGCTTGAGCCCGCCTGGCGGCCAATGACCTTGACGTGAAGATGATAGATCGCCATCGCGACCAAATCATTTGCACGTCAAACCGCACGTCGGCACGACGTATAAGCGCGCCATCCCTCGAAAAAATCTCGGGATGGACCAGCCCGTCCCGGGCTGTCTCGGCAACCCTCAAGCCTTCCGGCAAGCTCTCGCCTATCATTGCCGCATCAACAATCAATGGAGATAGCAATGCGAAAACCACGTGACTTCGACGCCGAACTGAAGGCGCTGGAAGACAGGGCCCGCGAGCTCAAAACGCGAAAGGTGCAGCAACTTGGCGAGCTGGTGATCGCCACCGGCGCCGATCAGCTCAGCACCGACGAACTGGCAGGCGCGCTGCTCGCAATCACTGAAACCAAAGACACCTCAAAGCGTGAAGCATGGGCCAAGCGTGGAGTGATGTTTTTCGAAAGCAGGCCCCGGCGAACTGCTCCGGCGTCTCAGCGCAACCTTCGCAACGCTCCAGCGCAACCGGGCAGCACACAATCGCCGGCAGGCGGTTCTGGCTCGCAATGACATGCGCACCTGGCAGGTCGAGCGACGCCGGCGCACCCGACATCTGATCGAGCTCGGCGGGCTCGTGGTCAAGGCAGGCATCGTTGATCTGACCAACGACGATCGCGCTACGATCTACGGAGCGCTCCTCTGGATCGCCGCCAAGCTGCAGAGCGATGAAGGTGAGCATGCGCGCGACCTGTGGGCCGCGAAAGGAAGGCAGGCGTTCGATGGTGAACGGCGTGAGGAGCAGATGGGACGGCGAACGTAGCCACAGTTGGCGCAAGCAGCGGTCGGCACGAAGCCCGAACAGCAGACTTCCGCCGGTGCGCCAGCGCCGACGGCGCAGTCAAGCGCTTGCACAAGGAGGCTTTCGCGATCTTCCTTGCGACCGGCGACAATCTTCTCTCGCGGGGCCTTGATCCTGATGATGAAGGGCGCAAGGCTTGAGTTGGCGAAGCTCGTCAAAGCAGGCGCTGCCTTATGAGCAAATTTCAAATGCCAGAACGTGTTCCCCTTGAAACCTCCCACGCCCCACAGATGCGATCATGCACACTGCGCGTTGATAGAAACCCTATAGCCAGAGCCAGCGGCATTGCTCTGCACAGCTGGAACGAGCGGAAAAGCGAGGGAAGCTCCTCGCTTTAGATGAGATCGGCAAGGACACCTCAGCCGATGGGACGACAGACGCGAAACTTACTCCTGTCTTGTTGCGCAAGAGACGTGGATTTTCCGAAGAAACGTACTATTTGCGTCGTGGGCAGGCCAGAAAAATCAAACGTCGCTCAATTCATCCGTTCCAAAAGAAGGAAATTATATGACCACTGTTCTCGAACAAGACAATGCACTGGATACCGTGTCGATAACGGCTGACATTGTCGCCGCCTATGTATCGAACAATCCACTACCGGTTGGCGAGTTGCCGAAACTGATCGGCGACATCCATGCCGCCCTGAATGGCATCGGCACGCCAGCTGTAGAGCCGGTGGTCAAGCAGGAGCCGGCAGTTTCGATCAAGAAATCGGTGACGCCCGACTTCCTCATCTGTCTGGAAGACGGAAAGAAATTCAAATCGCTCAAGCGACATCTTAAGCACTTTAACCTGACCCCCGACCAGTATCGCCAGAAGTGGAATCTGCCGGCCGACTATCCGATGGTGGCGCCGAACTATGCGGCGACCCGGTCGGTTCTGGCGAAATCAATTGGACTCGGGCGCAAAGCGCCAGCGCACACGTCTGCCGCGGCAGAAAAACGGAAACCGGTCGTGCGTGTGGCGGCAGCGAGAACAACTGCGGCTGCAATCAAGTCGCCGGTGAAGAACGCGCGCAAGGCGCGGGCCAAAGCGTAACCTGCTGCATCTGAAAGAGGCCTAGGCTGCGCCTGACCTGAACATGGCGAAGCCCCGCCTTGCGGCGGGGCTTCGTGTATTGTCGGGTCACTCTGCGGTGCGGCGGGACCAGATGACCGATCCTGGAGCGCCCAAGCGTCGTCATGTCATGGTCGACCGGCGCAATGTCACTCCGACGGCGGCCTGGCCGGAGTAAGCTTCTCACCTTGAATGATTATTTTGGAAGGCGAGGCTCACGAAATCGGGCCACCTGAATAGCTTGGTAGGATTTCGCGAATCGATTTCGGCCACACAGGGCGCGCGAATTGTTCCGATTCCGAATTTCTCGCAAGCACGGCAGCGAGATCGGACGATGACGGGAGTACTGGCCACCATGCTCTTAAGATTGCCATCTGCGCTGGACGAGCTCGCGGGATACATCGACCGTTTCGTTGGGCTGGTCGGCCGCGAGCGGTGGTTTAAACGCGCTGACCAGCTCGATTTTGATCAACGGAAGTCGCCTTTTCGCTGGAAGATCGTGGCTGACTACCATTGGCTGGAGATGGCGATAAGCTACCAGGCTGATGTGCTCGCGAAGGAAGGTCGGCTTCTGCCAGAGCTTGCTGATGAGTTAATCCTGACGGCGCTAAATTTCGCTGCCATCACCGTAGAGGTTCACTCGCAGCTATCGCCAAAAGGTAAACTGGTTCTGGAAGGTAGGCTCCGAGACGCCATAAAGGCCGAGACCGGCTTCGCGTCCTTGTATCTGGAGCTTGATCTGGCTCAGCGCCTTATGGACAGCGGCTACGATGTCCAGTTCGCTGATATGGAAGGCAAAGCCAGGTTCGATTTACCATACAGCCGTGGGAACTTTGCTGCAGAGGTCGAGTGCAAGAGTCTCTCCGCTGATGCCGGATGACAGATCCATCGCAAAGATTTTTACCGCTTCATGGGGTTCATCGAGCCGGCTCAAACTGCTTATGCGAATCTAAAGCGGCAGGAGGTGTTGATAGTTTCGCTAAACTCCCGATTGCCGTCGAACACTGCTCATCAAGCGCATCTTGTCCGAGCCAGCGCGTCCATTCTACAGGACGGCGCTCCTTCGATCGCCGATGGCCCAGACTTCAAGCTGGAGCGTCGACCTTGCGCCGAATTTCTGGCTAACGCTCCTCTCAAGATCAGAAGGCTTTGTACAGAGCATGTTGTGCAGCATTCGGTCCCAACATCCATGTATCTGGCGGGGGCGGAAACGATGGAGGCTGCTTTGTGGTGATGCGGAGTGAGCGCGAAGACGATACGTCCAAGCCGATGTTGGAAGCGATGCGCAAGGCGGCCAGCCATTTACAGGCAAACGACCCGCTTTCATCGCGATTCAAGAGCATGGCATCGAAGCTGCTGACTTGATGCTCCCGCATGTCCGCCGAAGGGCTGCTATCCTGTCCTACGCGCTATTCGATCATTACGGCGCTGCGCACGTCAACGCGACTTGTATCACCGGCTTCGGCTCCAAGAAGCCGATGAAGCGTTCGGTTAGCCAATGCAACTCCCATTCGGGGTCATCCTGCTCCTTCTTGGAATATCCGGTTTCCAAGATTTGCAGGCTATCCTTCATCAGGTTAAGGCGGCCCGTCGCGCAGTGCGGGCAAGGCAGCTTCGGAAAGGCGCTGTAAGAAGTCCGCCAAAGATTTCGTTCCACAGGTCACCAAAAGCTGTTTGACCGCTTTGCATAAAGCAGTTGGCATTCGGCAGCCAGCTTCACGCCGTCGACGGCTCAAAACAGGGCCACTGTCAGAGCAAATTTAGATGACAGGCTTCACTGGCAGGGGTATTTTTCGACCCTTGATCATTGCTGGCATTGGGAGGCACAGACATGATTGACCGCATGAACATTGACCCCGCCCTATATCCGTCCGACCTGGAAGCCCTGAAAAGGATTTTCATCCAGGTGTGCCAGGAATGCCAGGTGGTGCCCGGCTCGCCGGAAGCCGAAAGGCTTGCAGCCGATCTTGTCCGCCTTTTCCAGAGCGGTATGAATGACGAGACCATGCTGCTCATTGCTGCGCGGGCGCGCCATCAGGATCTCAAACGGACAGGCTGACCAATAGCCGCTGGTGGTCCAGCACGGAGTGCCGATCGCCAGTCTCACGTCGGACAGGAAGTGCCCGAGGTCATCGCCATCACGGGCAACGCGGCTCCACCGGTCGGCTGCGCTCTGGATCGCCCACAGCGGGAAGTCCGGCAGGCATTCGCCCAGATTTTGATGTCCAGCGCGTGTTGCTCCTCACTCGACTTCGAGCGGTAGCGGAGTTCAGCCATCGCTATCCGTATCGCCTCGCTACCATCGTTAAGCGCCCCGGCCTCATGAGCCGAAGCATCCTATCCGTCCCAAAAAAGGGCGGCCATCGGTCACCCCATCATCCTCAGGCAGAACTCAATGGCACTTTTTCCACAGAAGGGTGCGTCGAAATTGGCACGTTCTCTTGTGCTTCCGTGGTGCTTGCGCGCAAAACGAGCAAGGATGCCAAAATCGTCTTGGACTAACCATTTGATATCTATGTTGAAACTGGCGAGCCCGACAGGATTCAAACCTGTGATCTCTGCCTTCGGAGGGCAAGGCTAACTCTGTCCCCAAATTTGGAAATTTTCGCCTAAGCTACGCGCGTCAGATAGCAGAAGAACGCCTCTTCGATAGTGGGTCTCGCGATGTAGCGCTCTCCCGCTACTAACCCCCGCCGGGCAGAGAGCCTTTCCCATTTGCACGCCGCAGCCGCCGATTAAAGCCCGAGCCGAACGCAGGCCCTTCACTGCACCAGGGAAGTCCGCCTACGCATAGGGCATGCTACATTCTTGGCCCTGCAGAAAGGCGAAGCCGTGAGGCGATATTCCCCCACGCTTCGACCAATGACTGCGCAGCGGATTGAGCGAGCGCTCGACCGCGTCGCCGAGATTATCGTGGCGAGAGGCGACCATGGAGAGGCATGGCTCCCGCTATACGAGCTTTTGGAACGCGCCCTGCAGGATCATCGAGCGAAGGAGGAACGCCTCGCCGCAGTGCGCCAGCGTGTCAAACGATCGCTGGATCGAACGGCAGAACGATCTTCATAAGTTCCTCTTGCCACATCTTCATGTCGCCGCCCTCGCCGTATTTCGGACGGTCGATCGTGTGGCCCATCAGCATGCGCCGGAGCTCCTCGTCCAGCCTACCGTTCTTCATGCGGTCTTCGAATGAATGGCGCAGGGAATAGACGGTGTGATTATCGGTCGGGAACAAGTTGTGGCTCTTGAAGTGCTTGTTGAGCAGGGCTGACAGCGACGCCTCGCGATCCTTGTACCGCGGGAAGCCTCTGGGATGCTTTTTGAACACCTCAAGCGCCACGCCGACCAACGGCACCTTGCGCAACGACGAGGCGGTCTTGATCTCTCGTGGATCGTCGGGATCGTCGCGCGGCTCGACTGAAATGTGCGGCACCTCGTGGTCAACATGGATGACACCGGCATGCAGGTTCGCGAGTTCGCTTGGTCGGGCGCCTGTCTCAGCGAAGGCAAGCACGATTCCCCGCGCCTCCTCATTGAGCGCCGCAAGCGCGCCAGGCGCAAATATCTTGTCGCGAATCCAGTCGGTCGGAAACGGCGGCCGACTGCGCTTCGATTTGTCGGTGAATGACAGATCGGCGAACGGGTTCTTCTGTTCGGGGAAACCGAGATGGCGAAAGTAGTCGGCGTAGAGGGTTCGAAGGTTGCCTATGTTTCGGTTGCCCGTCGACGCTGAACGGTCCGGTCGCCCTTTGTCGGGCGCAACACGGTCCAGCCAATATTTATGTACCGCTCGCGCGTCGTCGCGCGTGATCTCGCTCATTGGCTTGTCTGCGACCAGGCCGATGAAGACATCGACGCTCATTTCGCGCTTTGCCTTCCAGCGCTTCTTCTGGTCAGGACTTTTTGTGCGGATTTCGTCGCGGGCAATCTCGTTGAAGTATAGCTTCAGCGCTTCCGATATCTTGTCGTCAGGGCGGGCGACCGCGCCGCCAACCGCGTCGACAGATGGTGATTTGGCAGGCTCGCCTATCGTGCTCTCTACGCGCTGCAGGATCGTATCGAGGGGCTCGGCGACCAAGATCTCGGCGAGCGGCCGATAGACGAATCCCAGAGACTCGGCGCGCTTGACGGCTTGGCGGTATCGGACACGCGCCGCCTGTGGACTTTCACCCAACATCAACGAAGCCCACAACGCATTGTCGGCAGCCTCGTGGAGATCTCTGGCGGTACGCGCCTTTATGCGGTCGGTGGTATCGAGGGCGCGGCGCACGAACACGCCACGCTCGTCGAGGTCCCTGACCTCTCTGGGCACCCGGCGATAGTAATGGAAATGATCGCCCCTCAGTTGCAGAAAGCGGTCAGGATTATGCTCTTCGCGTCGTCTTCCCACGTTTCTAAAACACCATTTGTATCACAATAGGTAACACAATAGGTAACACAAAATGGAAAATGGTCGCAAGGGCGATCACCAGCGGCGGAAAACTCTATAATAAATTCAATTACTTAGTGAGAAAACCGATGGTACCGTTGGCTGGGATCGAACCAGCGACCTCCGGATCCACAATCCGGCGCTCTAACCATCTGAGCTACAACGGCACGTTTGCCTGAGGGGGATCGAGGTGAAAAGTTCATTCTCCGGGATCCGCTCTGTCGTTCGGCGATGCGTCCATACGGGCTATCGGAGTTTAATTCAAGGCTTTTGGCCGAGCATGGCTCCGAAAATCGGTTCCGATTTTCGGAAAGGATCACGCGCAGATGCAAGAGTCATACAGCGTCCTTTGCACGTCCAAGAGGACGCGCGGCGCTGGAGCAAAAGGCCGCTTCCCACTTCGGCTTCAACTTTCGCCGGACAAAGAAAAAGGCCGGCGGGAGGAGGTGCCGGCCTTTTCCTGTTACGAGCCAGCGGGAGGAGGTGCTGGCTGGTCACCCCGGAGAGCAGAGGGAGGAGGTTCCACTCGCCGGGTATTCAGTTGGTCAACTTATTGCACATCTATTTGTCTGATAAAATGCGACGTTTTGTTGCATCCTCAGATCATGCGCAATGTCAGGCGACCTTGATTTCCTTCATGGCCTTCTCGAAGGCGGTCTTGATCGGCTTGGAGACGTCCTCGGCCGCCTTGGAAGCGACGGTCTGGAAGTCCTTGGCCTGCTCGACGGTCGTCTCGACGCGCTTGCGCAGGAATGCGGTCTGCAGCTCGACGACTTCCGACAGCGACTTGGCGCCGATCAGAGCTTCGAGATGCGAGAAGCCGGCTTCGGCATTGGCGCGGAAAGCGGCGATGGTCTTCAGCGACAGGTCGCTGGAAACGGTCTTGGCGGTTTCAAAGGTGGACTCCAGAGCCTTCTGGGTCTCCTCGGCGCCGGTCTTCATCTTGGCATAGGCTTCCTTCGACTGCTCAACGCCCTTTTCGGCGAAAGCGCGGATCTGGTCGGTGGCCTTGGAAGCGTCAAAGCTCGGGAATTCAACGTTTTCGATCGTGTCAGTTTTGGTCCTGGACATTTTCCATCCTTTTCAGTGGCGGCGGCTTTGACAGAAAGCCGTCTCGTTCATGTATGATGGCAATATATAGGTTTTTTTGTGCATTGCAATATCTTTGTTGCAGTGCACCATAAATTCTTTCAGGCGTTAACCAAGCGCCCAGATTCCGACCGCTGCACGTTATGGCTTGTGGACCTTCGCCCCGCCGGCTTTTATTAACAAAGCGTTAACTGCAATTTGCCCGCTCTGTAAGGGTTCGCCAAGCGCATGCCGTCCGAAAACTACTCCTTCCTCGACGTCGCCGTGCTCGACTCGGTCCGCCAGCGCTTTGCCGCCGGCGACGCGATCGCCATCCTGTCCGCAGACCTCGAACAGGTGATCTGGGCCAACGGACCAGGAGCGGCGGTGTTCGGCTATCCGGACATCGAGGCCATCATCGGCGCCTCGGCGCAGCTGCCGCTGATCGCCAGGCGCCAGATCATGGCGACCAGCGGTTTTCCGGAGATTGGCAGCGATCGTGCCATCACGGTCAGGCTGGCGACCGGCTTGACCAGCCGCGCCGTCGGCTTCCTGGCCAGCGCGGTGACGATGCCGGATGGTGACAATGCGATCATGCTGGCGGTGCCGGCGGCGCAGACCGGCTCACGCAGTGCAGACGAGATTGCCAGGCGCGCCATCAGCGGCTTTACCGAAGACGGGCATTTCATCGCCTTTGTCGACGCTGCGGGCGTCGTAGAAGCCGCTTCGGATGGTTTTGCGGCGCTCGGTATCTTGCCGCAGACGCTGGCCGCACTTGTCGCCGACGTGGCCGCCGAGAACGACCGC containing:
- a CDS encoding MucR family transcriptional regulator encodes the protein MTTVLEQDNALDTVSITADIVAAYVSNNPLPVGELPKLIGDIHAALNGIGTPAVEPVVKQEPAVSIKKSVTPDFLICLEDGKKFKSLKRHLKHFNLTPDQYRQKWNLPADYPMVAPNYAATRSVLAKSIGLGRKAPAHTSAAAEKRKPVVRVAAARTTAAAIKSPVKNARKARAKA
- a CDS encoding integrase, which produces MGRRREEHNPDRFLQLRGDHFHYYRRVPREVRDLDERGVFVRRALDTTDRIKARTARDLHEAADNALWASLMLGESPQAARVRYRQAVKRAESLGFVYRPLAEILVAEPLDTILQRVESTIGEPAKSPSVDAVGGAVARPDDKISEALKLYFNEIARDEIRTKSPDQKKRWKAKREMSVDVFIGLVADKPMSEITRDDARAVHKYWLDRVAPDKGRPDRSASTGNRNIGNLRTLYADYFRHLGFPEQKNPFADLSFTDKSKRSRPPFPTDWIRDKIFAPGALAALNEEARGIVLAFAETGARPSELANLHAGVIHVDHEVPHISVEPRDDPDDPREIKTASSLRKVPLVGVALEVFKKHPRGFPRYKDREASLSALLNKHFKSHNLFPTDNHTVYSLRHSFEDRMKNGRLDEELRRMLMGHTIDRPKYGEGGDMKMWQEELMKIVLPFDPAIV
- a CDS encoding phasin — translated: MSRTKTDTIENVEFPSFDASKATDQIRAFAEKGVEQSKEAYAKMKTGAEETQKALESTFETAKTVSSDLSLKTIAAFRANAEAGFSHLEALIGAKSLSEVVELQTAFLRKRVETTVEQAKDFQTVASKAAEDVSKPIKTAFEKAMKEIKVA
- a CDS encoding conjugal transfer protein TraD, coding for MRKPRDFDAELKALEDRARELKTRKVQQLGELVIATGADQLSTDELAGALLAITETKDTSKREAWAKRGVMFFESRPRRTAPASQRNLRNAPAQPGSTQSPAGGSGSQ
- a CDS encoding conjugal transfer protein TraD; the encoded protein is MRTWQVERRRRTRHLIELGGLVVKAGIVDLTNDDRATIYGALLWIAAKLQSDEGEHARDLWAAKGRQAFDGERREEQMGRRT